In Phreatobacter stygius, a genomic segment contains:
- a CDS encoding DMT family transporter, whose protein sequence is MTLGILAGLAAGALWGLTFVAPLMVAPFKPMDLVILRTLVFGLVSLALLASRGFRDWRDLPAGMSWTLVLLGAAGFNVYFGLIALAIPLVGTSIVALIIGALPVAMAIGGNRGTDRLSFRRLLPPLTAIALGLAIVNGAAFGETPEAGRPGILLGVALAVGGFASWYWYGMRNAAVLRQGEVAADAVGWTALTGTATLATLPLLIAIAWAWGLSAAPSIGLAVPALGPLVAWSLMVGLASSFLATWLWSIASTRLPVSLAAQLIVSETLFGLTYGFIHAGRWPSLAEAAAIVLMVGGVVGAIRAFTR, encoded by the coding sequence ATGACCCTGGGCATTCTCGCCGGTCTCGCAGCCGGCGCGCTCTGGGGCCTGACCTTCGTCGCGCCGCTGATGGTCGCTCCGTTCAAGCCGATGGACCTGGTGATCCTGCGGACGCTGGTCTTCGGCCTCGTGTCGCTGGCGCTCCTGGCCTCGCGCGGCTTTCGCGACTGGCGGGATCTTCCCGCCGGCATGAGCTGGACCCTGGTTCTGTTGGGCGCCGCCGGCTTCAACGTCTATTTCGGCCTGATCGCACTCGCCATTCCGCTCGTCGGCACGTCGATCGTCGCGCTGATCATCGGGGCCCTGCCCGTCGCCATGGCGATCGGCGGCAACCGGGGCACCGACCGATTGTCGTTTCGGCGCCTGCTGCCACCGCTGACGGCCATCGCGCTGGGCCTTGCCATCGTCAACGGCGCAGCCTTCGGCGAGACGCCGGAAGCCGGCAGGCCGGGCATTCTGCTCGGCGTCGCCCTGGCCGTCGGCGGCTTCGCCAGCTGGTACTGGTACGGCATGCGCAATGCCGCCGTCTTGCGCCAGGGCGAGGTGGCCGCCGATGCCGTCGGCTGGACCGCGCTGACCGGGACCGCAACGCTTGCCACCTTGCCCCTGCTTATCGCAATCGCCTGGGCGTGGGGCCTTTCCGCCGCCCCGTCGATCGGTCTGGCTGTGCCCGCGCTCGGGCCGCTGGTCGCCTGGAGCCTGATGGTCGGGCTGGCCTCGTCGTTTCTCGCGACCTGGCTGTGGTCGATCGCTTCGACCCGGCTGCCGGTTTCGCTCGCCGCCCAGTTGATCGTCTCGGAGACCCTGTTCGGCCTGACCTATGGCTTCATCCACGCCGGGCGCTGGCCGAGCCTCGCGGAGGCCGCCGCCATCGTGTTGATGGTCGGGGGCGTGGTCGGCGCGATCCGCGCCTTCACGCGCTGA
- a CDS encoding MBL fold metallo-hydrolase — protein MSKAFASTADLGPKKISFDQLGEGLYAYTAEGDPNSGIIVGDDSCMVIDAQATPAMAADVIAKVRTVTDKPIKYVVLSHYHAVRVLGASAYDGATILASDATRGLIVERGEQDKASEIGRFPRLFPGAESIPSGLTWPHATFAREMTVWLGKRQVKLMHLGRGHTAGDIVAVVPDAEVAFTGDLVEYHSACYCGDAHFKDWPATLDAISALNAKAVVPGRGAALTSAAMVKDGIMLTRDFLSTLYASVADSVAKKRSLKEAFDAARVAMDPKFASFAIYEHCLPFNVSRAYDEASGIDWPVIWTDIRDRELWAKLQG, from the coding sequence GTGAGCAAGGCCTTCGCCTCCACCGCCGATCTCGGCCCGAAAAAGATCTCGTTCGACCAGCTCGGCGAGGGGCTCTACGCCTATACCGCGGAAGGTGATCCGAATTCCGGCATCATCGTCGGCGACGACAGCTGCATGGTGATCGATGCCCAGGCGACACCGGCCATGGCGGCCGATGTCATCGCCAAGGTCAGGACGGTCACCGACAAGCCGATCAAATATGTCGTACTGTCGCATTATCACGCGGTGCGCGTGCTCGGCGCCTCGGCCTATGACGGCGCGACCATTCTCGCCTCCGACGCCACGCGCGGCCTGATCGTCGAGCGCGGCGAGCAGGACAAGGCCAGCGAAATCGGCCGGTTCCCGCGGCTGTTCCCCGGCGCCGAATCGATCCCGTCGGGCCTGACCTGGCCGCATGCCACCTTCGCCCGCGAGATGACGGTCTGGCTCGGCAAGCGTCAGGTGAAGCTGATGCATCTCGGCCGGGGCCACACAGCCGGCGACATCGTCGCCGTCGTACCGGATGCCGAGGTCGCCTTCACCGGCGATCTCGTCGAATATCACTCGGCCTGCTATTGCGGCGATGCCCATTTCAAGGACTGGCCGGCAACTTTGGACGCGATTTCGGCCCTGAACGCCAAGGCCGTCGTGCCCGGCCGCGGCGCGGCCCTGACCAGCGCCGCCATGGTCAAGGACGGCATCATGCTGACACGCGACTTCCTGTCGACGCTTTACGCCTCGGTTGCCGACAGCGTTGCCAAGAAGCGCTCGTTGAAAGAGGCCTTCGACGCCGCCCGTGTGGCGATGGATCCGAAGTTCGCCTCCTTCGCCATCTACGAACATTGCCTGCCGTTCAACGTCTCACGCGCCTATGACGAGGCCAGCGGCATCGACTGGCCGGTGATCTGGACCGACATTCGCGACCGCGAGCTGTGGGCCAAGCTGCAGGGCTGA
- a CDS encoding cytochrome P450, translating into MTTTAATGSERSPAAELAARFDLRAPPEGFTDDPFPIYRALREHEPVRRMPDGSIFLTRHADLEAVYKDTTTFSSDKRVEFAPKYGDSPLFRHHTTSLVFNDPPLHTRVRKILAGALNPRAVSALEANVEALVDRLIQAMAKRGEIDLIDDFAAAIPIEVIGNLLAIPHGEREPLRDWSLAILGALEPVLAPEQMQRGNQAVSDFLAYLETLVARRRQTPGDPDKDVLTRLILGEADGDRLSEAELLQNCIFILNAGHETTTNLIGNALWLIDRWPTERARLIADPGLARLAVEEALRVESSNQLGNRITTAATAIGDVALEAGTRVTLCIGAANRDPVVFADPDRFDVGRQPNRHLGYASGPHQCVGMAVARLEGRIAVGRFLARFPCYRLTGTAIRTGRLRFRGFQSLPAILE; encoded by the coding sequence GTGACGACGACGGCGGCGACCGGCTCGGAGCGGAGCCCCGCCGCCGAGCTCGCGGCGCGTTTCGACCTGCGCGCGCCGCCCGAAGGCTTCACCGACGATCCCTTCCCGATCTACCGGGCGCTGCGCGAACACGAACCGGTCAGGCGCATGCCCGACGGCTCGATCTTCCTGACACGCCATGCGGACCTCGAGGCCGTCTACAAGGACACTACGACTTTTTCGTCCGACAAGCGGGTCGAATTCGCTCCGAAATATGGCGACAGCCCGTTGTTCCGGCATCACACCACCAGCCTGGTGTTCAACGATCCGCCGCTGCACACCCGGGTGCGCAAGATTCTCGCCGGCGCGCTCAATCCGCGCGCGGTTTCGGCGCTGGAAGCCAATGTCGAGGCCCTGGTCGACCGGCTCATCCAGGCCATGGCGAAGCGCGGCGAGATCGACCTGATAGACGATTTCGCTGCGGCCATTCCGATCGAGGTGATCGGCAACCTGCTCGCCATTCCCCATGGCGAACGCGAGCCGCTGCGCGACTGGTCATTGGCCATTCTCGGCGCGCTCGAGCCGGTGCTGGCGCCTGAACAGATGCAGCGCGGCAACCAGGCCGTCAGCGATTTCCTGGCCTATCTCGAAACCCTGGTGGCGCGCCGGCGCCAGACCCCGGGCGATCCCGACAAGGACGTCCTGACCCGGCTGATCCTGGGCGAAGCCGACGGCGACCGCCTGTCGGAAGCCGAGCTTCTGCAGAACTGCATCTTCATCCTCAATGCCGGCCACGAGACGACCACCAACCTGATCGGCAATGCGCTCTGGCTGATCGACCGGTGGCCGACAGAGCGGGCCAGGCTGATCGCCGATCCAGGCCTTGCCCGGCTGGCGGTCGAGGAGGCGCTGAGGGTCGAGAGCTCAAACCAGCTCGGCAACCGCATCACCACCGCGGCCACCGCGATCGGCGATGTCGCGCTCGAAGCCGGCACCCGCGTGACGTTGTGCATCGGGGCTGCCAATCGCGACCCGGTGGTGTTCGCCGATCCGGACCGTTTCGACGTCGGACGCCAGCCGAACCGCCATCTCGGCTACGCCTCGGGACCGCATCAATGCGTCGGCATGGCAGTTGCGCGTCTGGAGGGCCGCATTGCCGTGGGCCGTTTCCTCGCCCGCTTTCCGTGCTATCGGCTGACCGGAACCGCCATCCGGACCGGACGCCTGCGCTTTCGTGGGTTCCAGTCGCTGCCCGCCATTCTGGAGTGA
- a CDS encoding fumarylacetoacetate hydrolase family protein, whose amino-acid sequence MKLASLKHGRDGRLVIVSRDLTRATDAFPVVATLQAALDDWERLSPRLADLAEQLEIGSVPSFRFHEHHCASPLPRAYQWADGSAYVNHVALVRQARGVEMPPSFWTDPLMYQGGSDSFLGPRDPITLPDEAHGIDFEGEVAVITDDVPMGVTPAAARGLIRLVMIANDVSLRNLIPGELGKGFGFFQSKSSSAFSPVAVTPDELGTAWQDGKLSRPLLAFFNGEPFGKPDAGVDMTFDFGTLIAHAARTRPLVAGTVIGSGTVSNRDADGGPGRPIAEDGLGYVCIAELRTVETIRNGEPKTPFMRFGDAVRIEMKDAKGHSIFGAIDQIVRKHHP is encoded by the coding sequence ATGAAACTTGCTTCGCTCAAACACGGCCGTGACGGACGCCTGGTGATCGTGTCCAGGGATCTCACCCGCGCGACCGATGCCTTCCCGGTGGTGGCGACGCTGCAGGCGGCCCTGGACGACTGGGAGCGGCTGTCGCCACGGCTCGCTGACCTCGCCGAACAGCTGGAAATCGGCTCGGTGCCGTCATTCCGCTTCCACGAACATCATTGCGCAAGCCCGCTGCCGCGCGCCTATCAATGGGCCGATGGCTCAGCCTATGTGAACCACGTGGCGCTGGTCCGCCAGGCCCGGGGGGTGGAAATGCCACCGTCGTTCTGGACCGACCCGCTCATGTACCAAGGCGGTTCGGATTCGTTCCTCGGGCCGCGCGACCCCATCACCTTGCCGGACGAGGCCCATGGCATCGATTTCGAAGGCGAGGTCGCCGTCATCACCGACGACGTGCCGATGGGCGTAACCCCGGCCGCAGCACGTGGGCTGATCCGGCTCGTCATGATCGCCAATGACGTCAGCCTGCGGAACCTGATCCCCGGTGAGCTCGGCAAGGGTTTCGGCTTTTTCCAGTCGAAGTCGTCAAGCGCCTTCTCTCCCGTGGCGGTGACGCCGGACGAACTGGGCACGGCCTGGCAGGACGGCAAGCTCAGCCGGCCGCTGCTCGCCTTCTTCAACGGCGAACCTTTCGGCAAACCGGATGCCGGCGTCGACATGACCTTCGACTTCGGCACGCTGATCGCCCATGCCGCCAGGACCCGGCCGCTGGTCGCGGGCACCGTCATCGGCTCCGGCACGGTGTCGAACCGCGATGCCGATGGCGGTCCCGGCAGGCCGATTGCCGAGGACGGGCTCGGCTATGTCTGCATTGCCGAGCTGAGGACGGTTGAAACCATTCGCAACGGCGAGCCGAAGACACCGTTCATGCGCTTCGGCGATGCCGTGCGCATCGAGATGAAGGATGCCAAGGGACATTCGATTTTCGGCGCCATCGATCAGATCGTCAGGAAACACCACCCGTGA
- a CDS encoding MarR family winged helix-turn-helix transcriptional regulator, whose translation MDGRAMEGQAGSAAKLELETFLPYRLNVLATIVSQGLSGIYAKRYGIGVPEWRVMATLGQFGAMTAKDIGSHSRMHKTKVSRAVAVLEKRLLVQRRANRQDLREAFLSLSEHGRAIYDDLVPVALTFAAELTQGLTRTERAELDILLAKLMDRGLKLLRDNAEANGED comes from the coding sequence ATGGACGGCCGTGCGATGGAAGGACAAGCCGGATCGGCTGCGAAGCTGGAACTTGAGACCTTCCTGCCCTACCGGCTGAATGTGCTGGCCACCATTGTCAGCCAGGGGCTCTCGGGCATCTACGCCAAGCGCTACGGCATCGGCGTTCCGGAATGGCGGGTGATGGCGACGCTCGGCCAGTTCGGCGCCATGACCGCCAAGGACATCGGCAGCCATAGCCGCATGCACAAGACCAAGGTCTCGCGCGCCGTCGCGGTTCTGGAGAAGCGTCTGTTGGTGCAGCGCCGGGCCAATCGGCAGGATCTGCGCGAAGCCTTTCTGTCGCTGAGCGAGCATGGGCGCGCCATCTATGACGATCTGGTGCCGGTCGCCCTGACCTTTGCCGCCGAGCTGACCCAGGGCCTGACCAGGACCGAGCGCGCCGAACTCGATATCTTGCTCGCCAAGCTGATGGACCGCGGCCTGAAGCTGTTGCGCGACAACGCCGAGGCGAACGGAGAAGACTGA
- the maiA gene encoding maleylacetoacetate isomerase: MKLYTYFRSSAAFRVRIALNLKGLSYESVPIHLVRDGGEQKKPAYRAINPQGRLPALIVDGPAGEAVLTQSLAIIEYLDEIAPEPPLLPTDPIARARTRAAAQLIACDIHPLNNPGTTGYLKTVMGQSSEAISQWYSHFIRDGFTALERLVEPGPYAFGAAVTVADLCIVPQMFNARRFNVPLDDFPRLIAITEACLKLKAFADARPEAQPDAE, from the coding sequence ATGAAACTCTATACTTACTTCCGCTCATCCGCCGCGTTCCGCGTCCGGATTGCCCTGAATCTCAAAGGACTGAGCTATGAATCGGTCCCCATCCACCTCGTCCGCGACGGCGGCGAACAAAAAAAGCCCGCCTACCGCGCGATCAATCCGCAGGGCCGGCTACCGGCCTTGATCGTCGACGGGCCGGCAGGCGAGGCCGTGCTGACGCAATCGCTCGCCATCATCGAATATCTCGATGAGATCGCTCCCGAACCGCCACTGCTGCCGACCGACCCGATTGCCCGGGCGCGGACTCGCGCCGCGGCCCAGCTCATCGCCTGCGACATTCATCCCCTGAACAATCCAGGCACGACCGGCTATCTCAAGACGGTCATGGGCCAGTCGTCGGAAGCGATCAGCCAATGGTACAGCCATTTCATCCGCGATGGCTTCACGGCGCTGGAACGGCTGGTCGAGCCCGGTCCCTACGCCTTCGGGGCGGCGGTGACCGTCGCCGATCTCTGCATCGTGCCGCAAATGTTCAACGCCCGGCGCTTCAATGTGCCGCTCGACGACTTCCCACGGCTCATTGCAATCACCGAGGCCTGCCTGAAGCTGAAGGCTTTCGCCGATGCGCGCCCGGAGGCGCAACCCGACGCCGAATAA
- a CDS encoding phage late control D family protein, with translation MLDRFGIDLAPFMRDGHTPAIWCLVDGQNVSDLLFSRMMRAEVVDGIGMRNDTLAITVDNSQPKIARPKVGARIEFGGGYKETGIIRFGSYTITEVAHEFYPDRLTITAKAFDDRKAAKERRNRAYADTTLGQIYGEIAGRMGLALAIAPALATVKVSYLAQRAESDLHLATRLARRENAAAAPKDGRLVVAPLGQARSVTGQALPPLVVKPADLAGPGSVKVTETEAPTHGQVVAPWNDRATGRIRTFTLSGLGGAAAFTFRDPFQNEADARRAAEGKRGELARARGKLWMRLYGRPTAQAEANLTPAGIDPAVDVTWSITKVKHTFAANLAYLTEIEAVPPGKTTS, from the coding sequence ATGCTGGATCGGTTCGGCATCGATCTCGCCCCGTTCATGCGCGACGGCCATACGCCGGCGATCTGGTGCCTGGTCGACGGGCAGAACGTGTCCGACCTCTTGTTCTCGCGGATGATGCGGGCCGAGGTGGTCGACGGCATCGGCATGCGCAACGACACGCTGGCGATCACCGTCGACAACAGCCAGCCGAAAATCGCCAGGCCCAAGGTCGGCGCAAGGATAGAGTTCGGCGGCGGTTACAAGGAAACCGGCATCATCCGCTTCGGCTCCTACACCATCACCGAGGTCGCCCATGAGTTCTATCCGGACCGGCTGACCATCACGGCCAAGGCCTTCGACGACCGCAAGGCGGCCAAGGAGCGGCGCAACAGGGCCTATGCCGATACCACGCTCGGCCAGATCTATGGCGAGATCGCCGGCCGCATGGGTCTTGCGCTGGCGATCGCGCCGGCGCTCGCCACCGTCAAGGTGTCCTATCTCGCCCAGCGCGCCGAGAGCGACCTGCATCTGGCCACCCGGCTGGCGCGGCGCGAAAATGCCGCCGCCGCGCCCAAGGACGGCCGGCTGGTGGTGGCCCCGCTCGGCCAGGCCAGGTCGGTCACCGGCCAGGCGCTGCCGCCGCTGGTGGTCAAGCCTGCGGATCTCGCCGGCCCGGGTTCGGTCAAGGTCACCGAGACCGAGGCGCCGACCCACGGCCAGGTCGTGGCGCCCTGGAACGACCGGGCCACCGGGCGCATCCGCACCTTCACGCTGTCCGGCCTCGGCGGCGCCGCCGCCTTCACCTTCCGCGACCCGTTCCAGAACGAGGCCGACGCCCGGCGGGCCGCCGAGGGCAAGCGCGGCGAACTGGCGCGCGCCCGCGGCAAGCTGTGGATGCGGCTCTACGGCCGCCCCACCGCCCAGGCCGAGGCCAATCTCACGCCCGCCGGCATCGACCCCGCCGTCGACGTCACCTGGTCGATCACCAAGGTCAAACATACCTTCGCCGCCAATCTCGCCTATCTGACCGAGATCGAGGCCGTGCCCCCGGGCAAGACCACGTCCTGA
- a CDS encoding phage tail protein, whose protein sequence is MSLVMIIGPVAFGLRAFSPHAREVNAKWRWHEVERIGAYPGLQFLGKGAKSMALVGTLMPGAVTGHSAATPYALEAFGDLGQPLPVALGNGDYWGLWVIDSLKDAGLYLGLGGVARKSDITLTLKYFGG, encoded by the coding sequence ATGAGCCTGGTCATGATCATCGGTCCGGTGGCTTTCGGCCTGCGCGCCTTTTCCCCGCATGCCCGCGAGGTCAATGCCAAGTGGCGCTGGCACGAGGTCGAGCGCATCGGCGCCTATCCCGGCCTGCAGTTTCTCGGCAAAGGCGCCAAGTCGATGGCGCTGGTGGGCACGCTGATGCCCGGCGCGGTGACCGGCCATTCGGCCGCGACACCCTATGCGCTGGAGGCTTTCGGCGATCTCGGCCAGCCGCTGCCGGTGGCGCTCGGCAATGGCGACTATTGGGGGCTGTGGGTGATCGACAGCCTGAAGGATGCCGGCCTCTATCTCGGCCTCGGCGGCGTCGCGCGGAAATCCGACATCACCCTCACCCTCAAATATTTCGGCGGCTGA
- a CDS encoding phage tail tape measure protein, whose amino-acid sequence MAETPSSPSAPGGMLRRLWDYIGGPVYDTAKHGLEVATELDRTMVDLGRVTRATGDELEADRETLQRTARNTGLATKDIAGIMTAGLRGSRPAADRTRFTEYGARAAVAWGADSAETGRALAHAGRALQASQPQLERVTDTATAGAHAVNAAPLDMMSLVGKVGREGRGMGLSPDQLVPYGAAMHVAGVETDDAATGLNALFGALGNRGNRGEEFAGAFRRAGIDLGQFDRQRARDPNGAINRYLETVRGMTDVAKRRKFLNDTVGESAADAIERLAEENPRRREIEHDLAARGTAGTVDREFAQARGSNSGEIDRSRRLFDDVTGRAGRRALDGIGVGAGAVNRQAEAEYPTTAEAVAAGRARILREEIAGLDRDIAEARRDGGLAGRVPGLEQTRAAKQAELAAAQRAAAGPPGANDGTASAAVPGSRPGDAPGMPGAPVPMPRPAEAEAQYPQTPATLRAEFGIVQAEQATALAEADRLRNGGAAFNAPERAQYQRIWERIGALEALGTALDQRIRAMTPAASPAGAAGANLPGAATRPSTGAAPAPVPPILESPGGPVQPLPMLGGQAPDAGSSTGPFTPLPMSGGTVRPNADNWTLPTRASLDGGEAGGHGNGLSGARGAPVSVAITMGGVTVAQHGLSVAELAQELGTRIAQRLNGSLHEAHA is encoded by the coding sequence ATGGCCGAGACGCCATCCTCGCCGTCCGCGCCCGGCGGCATGCTGAGGCGCCTTTGGGACTATATCGGCGGCCCCGTCTACGATACAGCCAAGCACGGCCTCGAGGTTGCGACCGAGCTCGACCGGACGATGGTCGACCTCGGCCGCGTCACCCGCGCGACCGGCGACGAGCTGGAGGCCGACCGCGAGACGCTGCAGCGCACCGCGCGCAATACCGGGCTGGCCACCAAGGACATTGCCGGCATCATGACCGCCGGCCTGCGTGGCAGCCGGCCCGCGGCGGACCGGACGCGCTTCACCGAATATGGCGCCAGGGCAGCCGTCGCCTGGGGCGCCGACTCCGCCGAAACCGGCCGGGCACTCGCACACGCCGGCCGGGCCTTGCAGGCCAGCCAGCCGCAACTGGAACGGGTCACCGACACAGCCACCGCCGGCGCCCACGCGGTGAATGCCGCTCCGCTCGACATGATGTCGCTGGTCGGCAAGGTCGGCCGCGAGGGCCGCGGCATGGGCCTGTCGCCAGACCAATTGGTTCCCTATGGCGCCGCCATGCACGTCGCCGGCGTGGAGACCGACGACGCCGCCACCGGCTTGAACGCGCTGTTCGGGGCGCTGGGCAATCGCGGCAATCGCGGCGAGGAATTCGCCGGCGCTTTTCGCCGCGCCGGGATCGACCTGGGGCAGTTCGACCGGCAGCGCGCGCGCGACCCGAACGGCGCGATCAACCGCTACCTGGAAACCGTGCGCGGCATGACCGATGTCGCCAAGCGGCGCAAATTCCTCAACGACACGGTCGGCGAAAGCGCGGCCGATGCCATCGAACGGCTGGCCGAGGAGAACCCGCGCCGGCGCGAAATCGAGCACGATCTCGCCGCGCGGGGCACGGCTGGTACGGTCGATCGTGAATTCGCGCAGGCCAGGGGCAGCAACAGCGGCGAAATCGACCGCAGCAGGCGGCTGTTCGACGACGTCACCGGTCGCGCCGGACGACGGGCGCTCGACGGCATTGGCGTCGGTGCCGGCGCCGTCAACCGGCAAGCCGAGGCGGAGTATCCGACCACCGCGGAAGCGGTCGCCGCAGGCAGGGCACGGATCCTGCGCGAAGAGATCGCAGGGCTCGATCGCGACATCGCCGAGGCCAGGCGAGACGGTGGCCTCGCCGGTCGTGTGCCCGGATTGGAACAGACCCGTGCGGCCAAGCAGGCCGAGCTGGCCGCCGCCCAGCGCGCCGCAGCCGGTCCGCCCGGCGCCAATGACGGCACCGCCAGCGCGGCTGTGCCCGGATCGCGGCCGGGCGATGCGCCGGGAATGCCCGGCGCGCCTGTGCCGATGCCGCGCCCGGCCGAGGCCGAGGCGCAATATCCGCAGACGCCGGCGACGCTGCGGGCCGAGTTTGGCATCGTCCAGGCCGAGCAAGCGACGGCGCTCGCCGAAGCCGACCGGCTGCGCAATGGCGGCGCTGCTTTCAACGCGCCGGAGCGCGCGCAGTACCAGAGGATATGGGAACGGATCGGCGCGCTCGAGGCGCTCGGCACCGCGCTCGACCAGCGGATCAGGGCGATGACGCCCGCGGCAAGCCCCGCTGGAGCGGCCGGAGCGAACCTGCCCGGCGCCGCGACCCGCCCGAGCACCGGCGCGGCGCCGGCGCCCGTGCCGCCGATTCTCGAATCGCCGGGCGGGCCGGTCCAGCCGCTGCCGATGTTGGGCGGCCAGGCACCCGACGCAGGGTCGTCCACCGGACCGTTCACCCCCCTGCCCATGTCGGGCGGCACGGTCAGGCCGAACGCCGACAACTGGACGCTGCCGACGCGCGCAAGCCTCGACGGCGGCGAGGCCGGCGGCCATGGCAATGGTCTTAGCGGCGCGCGCGGCGCGCCGGTCTCGGTCGCCATCACCATGGGCGGCGTCACCGTGGCGCAGCACGGCCTGTCGGTTGCCGAACTCGCCCAGGAACTCGGCACGCGCATCGCCCAGCGTCTCAACGGCAGCCTGCATGAGGCCCACGCATGA
- a CDS encoding phage major tail tube protein, with the protein MAYIKTGRFWSVAIGDSLKLANNAKFTPPKLKHIRQTYAGGGMAGQVTSSIGLVEAMTAPIVFSDYDLEAAALAGFGPGAAKPLLLRREFYEPRTGTSSVEVFRMVAQADLEFGTWDRGTTGGEMTVTLHIQSMRWLKGQVEIYHVDPEMGIFSGLGLNQIQSAMSLIGTG; encoded by the coding sequence ATGGCTTACATCAAGACGGGACGGTTCTGGTCGGTCGCCATCGGCGACAGCCTGAAGCTCGCCAACAACGCCAAATTCACCCCGCCGAAGCTCAAGCATATCCGCCAGACCTATGCCGGCGGCGGCATGGCCGGCCAGGTCACCTCCTCGATCGGCCTGGTCGAGGCGATGACCGCGCCGATCGTCTTCTCCGACTACGACCTGGAGGCGGCGGCACTTGCCGGTTTCGGCCCGGGGGCGGCCAAGCCCCTGCTGCTTCGGCGCGAATTCTACGAGCCGCGCACCGGCACCTCGAGCGTCGAGGTGTTCCGCATGGTGGCCCAGGCCGATCTCGAATTCGGCACCTGGGACCGCGGCACCACCGGCGGCGAGATGACCGTCACCCTGCATATCCAGTCGATGCGCTGGCTGAAGGGCCAGGTCGAGATCTATCATGTCGATCCCGAAATGGGCATCTTCTCGGGTCTCGGCCTCAACCAGATCCAGAGCGCCATGTCGCTCATCGGCACGGGCTGA
- a CDS encoding radical SAM/SPASM domain-containing protein gives MFSIHAMDKAGRQRTFGYDQHTSRLTDERGDLVVQPGSPIHTMSGVSPPGAWPVPLGPLTPDEPGRKSAAPRRLKIQLGLGCNYGCSYCLQGQQKGTAEKTSTRDAEIFLAQLDRWLDPSSLTRIEFWGGEPLLYWHKIEVLAPALRARFPQAEFGTVTNGSREGDKPLMTRERLDRMREWGFHFAISHDGPGQGIRGPDPLDDPEVLDLWRYAADTFGHRLSINAVLTPVSSDPVAVTTWLRKRLDRPELVVSFEGVVHEYNEGDPTSRFSPAQLAELTSRVVDGVMTGALTKVPAFQRKVRDCMNSILRQRPSSVLGQKCGMDREDQLAVDLLGNVGTCQNVSTKGPHRIGHVMAMDKVRLNTSWRWSARKECPTCPVLQLCQGACMYQTGDGWVSSCNAEFAYNMAFLIVAVQLLTGTRVVSLDGPALRPQYA, from the coding sequence ATGTTTTCAATTCATGCCATGGACAAGGCCGGTCGCCAGCGGACGTTCGGCTACGACCAGCACACGTCCCGCCTGACGGACGAGCGCGGGGACCTTGTCGTGCAACCGGGGTCGCCGATCCACACGATGTCCGGCGTCTCCCCGCCCGGCGCGTGGCCCGTGCCGCTCGGCCCGCTGACGCCGGATGAGCCCGGCCGCAAGAGCGCAGCCCCGCGCCGCTTGAAAATCCAGCTCGGTCTTGGCTGCAACTATGGCTGCTCCTACTGCCTTCAGGGGCAGCAGAAAGGGACAGCCGAGAAGACCTCCACCCGCGACGCCGAAATCTTCCTCGCGCAGCTCGACCGCTGGCTCGATCCTTCGAGCCTGACCCGCATCGAATTCTGGGGCGGCGAACCGCTGTTGTATTGGCACAAGATCGAAGTTCTTGCGCCGGCTCTCAGGGCGCGGTTCCCGCAAGCAGAATTCGGCACGGTTACGAACGGGTCTCGCGAGGGCGACAAGCCGCTGATGACGCGCGAGCGCCTGGACCGGATGCGGGAATGGGGGTTCCACTTCGCGATCTCCCATGATGGCCCCGGTCAGGGCATCCGTGGTCCCGACCCACTGGACGATCCCGAAGTCCTGGACCTGTGGCGCTATGCGGCAGACACGTTCGGCCATCGCCTGTCCATCAACGCCGTGCTCACGCCCGTGTCGAGCGACCCTGTCGCTGTCACGACGTGGCTGCGCAAGCGTTTGGACCGGCCCGAGCTTGTGGTGAGCTTCGAGGGGGTCGTCCACGAGTACAACGAAGGCGACCCGACCTCGAGGTTCTCTCCGGCGCAGCTCGCCGAGCTGACAAGCCGTGTCGTGGACGGCGTCATGACGGGCGCGCTCACCAAGGTCCCGGCCTTTCAGCGCAAGGTCAGGGATTGCATGAACTCTATCCTTCGGCAGCGCCCCTCGTCGGTGCTCGGGCAGAAATGCGGAATGGATCGGGAAGACCAGCTCGCCGTCGACCTGCTCGGCAATGTCGGCACCTGCCAGAACGTCTCGACCAAGGGGCCGCATCGCATCGGCCATGTCATGGCGATGGACAAGGTCAGGCTCAATACCTCCTGGCGCTGGTCGGCCCGCAAGGAGTGTCCGACCTGCCCGGTGCTGCAGCTCTGCCAAGGCGCCTGCATGTATCAGACCGGTGACGGCTGGGTGTCGTCCTGCAATGCCGAATTCGCCTATAACATGGCCTTCCTCATCGTCGCCGTGCAGTTGCTCACCGGCACGCGCGTCGTGTCGCTCGACGGCCCCGCGCTCAGGCCGCAATACGCCTGA